In Lotus japonicus ecotype B-129 chromosome 5, LjGifu_v1.2, one genomic interval encodes:
- the LOC130718823 gene encoding protein GAMETE EXPRESSED 1-like — translation MGHGRYLLLVLILLCFSLRSESWGWFSSSQETPSSGSSYANGGDYRGSSAEFSIEAFNDQKGRKLIENAQRKMVGSNTCWQNAYKHLFAGCSEILAANEKRSRLAWHLSDCFQRHSGRSSFPDCDPKSPIATCLRALDDIAHKVYLEFYLETNSICYQLQAHAFKHETERLVTDLKSSAQYVEDKLDSIEEKSEHLLQDSKEIYKSLDSINIHTQQVAQTAKTVEGHIDVVLSHSRSVYDQTAKIAASQSQLQEGQDEMKRNLEDGVAMLKESYIYLGKEIVKLRDEAIEIENEVIKVGEAMSSRMNSLQSKADDIGNMAEISLDKQQQLLNGQSIALEGLNSLNEFLSKALEENGKALQHFAEYGHRQHEELLQRQGQIQSLHDHLMENSKTILSAQESFESKQATMFAALDKLSALTNAMLLESRMIKAFFIYAISIFVVFMLTSTKQTYNVRPFLYIGLCFTLFMEVIIIRLTNDDIEKQTWIINKARLIFMIAASCQLLYAIFTYRDYEMLNYEMLLTLTNKVNNMQKQKDLSWDMKTDYVDSSEWIDADLPDDVNCLDDPDYIVPEEIGENSITTSGTTKNYNLRSRHRFH, via the exons ATGGGTCATGGCAGatatcttcttcttgttcttatTTTGCTGTGTTTCTCATTGAGAAGTGAATCATGGGGTTGGTTTTCATCATCTCAAGAGACCCCTTCTAGTGGAAGTTCTTATGCCAATGGAGGAGATTATAGAGGTTCTAGTGCTGAATTCTCCATTGAGGCATTCAATGACCAAAAGGGAAGAAAATTAATAGAGAATGCTCAGAGGAAAATGGTTGGCTCAAACACTTGTTGGCAGAATGCTTATAAACATCTTTTTGCTGGTTGTTCTGAGATTTTGGCTGCTAATGAGAAAAGATCCAGACTTGCTTGGCATTTAAGTGATTGCTTTCAGAGACATTCTGGAAGGTCTTCTTTTCCCGACTGTGATCCAAAATCTCCCATTGCAACATGCTTAAGAGCCTTAGATGACATTGCTCATAAGGTTTACCTTGAATTCTACCTTGAAACCAACTCCATTTGTTATCAGTTACA GGCACATGCATTCAAGCATGAAACTGAGAGACTTGTGACTGATCTAAAAAGTTCAGCTCAATATGTAGAGGACAAGTTAGATAGCATTGAAGAGAAATCAGAACATTTATTACAAGACTCAAAAGAGATTTATAAATCTCTTGATTCAATCAATATCCACACACAACAAGTGGCTCAGACAGCTAAAACCGTGGAAGGTCACATTGATGTTGTATTAAGTCATTCAAGGAGTGTGTATGATCAAACTGCAAAAATTGCAGCATCACAATCACAGCTACAAGAAGGGCAAGATGAGATGAAAAGGAATTTGGAGGATGGGGTAGCAATGCTCAAGGAATCTTACATTTATTTAGGGAAAGAAATTGTAAAGTTGAGAGATGAAGCCATTGAGATTGAGAATGAGGTGATTAAAGTTGGGGAGGCTATGTCATCAAGGATGAACAGTTTGCAAAGCAAAGCTGATGATATTGGGAATATGGCTGAGATTTCCTTGGATAAGCAGCAACAACTTCTAAATGGACAATCCATAGCACTTGAGGGCCTAAATTCATTGAATGAATTTCTATCCAAAGCACTAGAGGAGAACGG GAAAGCACTACAACATTTTGCTGAATATGGACATAGACAACATGAGGAGCTTCTTCAGCGGCAAGGACAGATTCAATCACTTCATGATCATTTAATGGAAAACTCAAAAACAATATTGTCTGCTCAG GAATCTTTTGAATCAAAGCAAGCTACCATGTTTGCTGCTTTAGACAAGCTTTCTGCTTTAACAAATGCTATGTTGCTTGAATCACGAATGATTAAAGCTTTCTTCATTTATGCCATATCAATCTTTGTCGTCTTCATGCTGACTAGTACAAAGCAAACATACAATGTGAGACCATTTCTATACATAG GGCTTTGTTTTACTCTCTTCATGGAAGTAATCATCATTCGCTTAACTAATGATGACATTGAGAAGCAAACATGGATAATAAACAAGGCCAGGTTAATTTTTATGATAGCTGCTTCATGTCAACTTCTATACGCCATTTTCACGTACAG GGACTATGAAATGTTGAACTATGAAATGTTGCTAACTCTAACTAACAAAGTTAACAACATGCAAAAGCAAAAGGACTTGTCTTGGGACATGAAAACTGATTATGTGGATTCGTCCGAATGGATAGATGCAGATTTACCAGATGATGTGAATTGCCTTGATGATCCTGACTATATAGTTCCTGAAGAAATTGGAgagaattcaatcacaacctcTGGAACTACAAAGAATTACAATTTGCGCTCGCGCCATCGTTTCCATTGA